The following are encoded in a window of Pseudoalteromonas tetraodonis genomic DNA:
- a CDS encoding lipase family protein produces the protein MNTLTPTQAVQVALLAYKAKSIKSTTLLNNSLHPSLRGSFNFGVSPEAVQGISGGFFSHLFGLSTGFGLLGHGQGLYQGDSVITIRGTASLRDGLTDAHFGLSGGSNGSMVHAGFNKTFYSMKPALQEFVAANIRDKITGCVHIVGHSLGGALATLSADWIKAEYSLPVKLYTFGSPRVGLDNFSRAATSRIDKIYRCTHGADPVTKVPLWPFSHAPYNGQEIRLDNGQGLKGAAHKLSGTPGYVNTANSNDWGNLTVKANHFLSTPVRLKFEDRNQASFSSHWADKLGAALVTLLKDSGYYSAVAAQAAIGTGLTFYDMLARTLDKIAKASASFATQTLGLLGHMLVFAGKVISKAVELTYSFIKSVFDSTLGALYRAAREGLNGLD, from the coding sequence ATGAATACTTTAACTCCTACACAAGCTGTACAAGTTGCTTTGCTTGCTTATAAAGCAAAGAGTATTAAAAGTACCACGTTACTTAATAATTCTTTGCATCCTTCTCTGCGAGGTAGCTTTAACTTTGGGGTTAGCCCTGAAGCAGTACAAGGAATATCTGGTGGTTTTTTCTCTCATTTATTTGGTTTAAGCACTGGTTTTGGTTTGCTAGGACATGGCCAAGGGCTGTATCAAGGTGATTCAGTAATCACTATTCGCGGCACGGCCTCTCTTAGAGATGGCCTAACAGATGCACACTTTGGGTTAAGCGGTGGCTCTAATGGCAGTATGGTACATGCTGGGTTTAATAAAACCTTTTATAGCATGAAGCCCGCTTTACAAGAGTTTGTAGCGGCTAACATTCGAGACAAAATAACCGGCTGTGTGCACATTGTTGGTCACAGTTTAGGTGGTGCATTGGCTACGCTTTCAGCCGATTGGATAAAAGCAGAGTATTCGTTACCCGTTAAATTATATACATTTGGCTCGCCAAGAGTAGGGCTTGATAACTTTTCGCGCGCTGCTACTTCTCGTATTGATAAAATATACCGCTGTACACACGGTGCTGATCCGGTTACAAAAGTGCCTTTGTGGCCATTTTCACATGCGCCCTACAATGGCCAAGAAATTCGTCTTGATAACGGTCAAGGTCTTAAAGGCGCAGCCCACAAGTTAAGTGGTACGCCAGGCTATGTTAATACCGCAAACAGTAATGACTGGGGCAATTTAACTGTAAAAGCAAACCACTTCTTAAGCACACCGGTACGTTTAAAGTTTGAAGACAGAAACCAAGCTTCATTTAGTTCACACTGGGCAGATAAACTGGGCGCTGCGTTAGTTACCTTATTAAAAGATTCGGGTTACTACAGTGCTGTTGCGGCACAAGCAGCCATAGGTACAGGCTTAACTTTTTACGATATGCTCGCGCGAACGCTTGATAAAATAGCCAAAGCGTCAGCCTCATTTGCAACGCAAACCTTAGGTTTACTCGGCCACATGCTAGTGTTTGCTGGCAAAGTTATTAGTAAAGCCGTAGAGCTGACTTACAGTTTTATTAAATCAGTATTTGATTCAACTCTAGGGGCATTATATCGTGCTGCACGAGAAGGCTTAAATGGTCTAGATTAA
- a CDS encoding DsrE family protein, with protein sequence MKTLLIGSSLLLASFSTLAAEPAPVIKDYGYFYNVPENVSDLSQAQFKIAFDVGKGAEKGAQNNHINSLARFINMHVAHGVKPENIQLALVVHGGASVDVLQNSDYKARFEKDNKTESLIKQLLANNTQVYVCGQSAMHMKVAADQLIPGVKMALSAMTAHAQLQQQGYTLNPF encoded by the coding sequence ATGAAAACGTTACTTATTGGCTCAAGCTTACTTTTGGCTAGCTTTAGTACTCTTGCTGCAGAGCCTGCGCCTGTTATTAAAGACTATGGTTATTTTTATAATGTGCCCGAGAATGTGTCTGATTTAAGCCAAGCGCAGTTTAAGATAGCTTTTGATGTAGGTAAAGGCGCTGAAAAGGGCGCGCAAAATAATCATATTAATTCGTTAGCGCGATTTATTAATATGCATGTGGCTCACGGCGTAAAACCAGAAAATATTCAGCTTGCGCTGGTGGTACACGGTGGAGCCAGCGTTGATGTACTGCAAAACAGTGATTATAAAGCTCGGTTTGAAAAAGATAACAAAACCGAATCTTTAATTAAACAGCTGCTTGCTAATAACACGCAGGTATATGTATGCGGGCAGTCGGCAATGCATATGAAGGTAGCAGCAGATCAGCTTATACCTGGGGTGAAAATGGCGCTTTCTGCGATGACTGCGCATGCGCAGTTACAGCAACAAGGCTATACATTGAATCCGTTTTAA
- a CDS encoding flavodoxin family protein, translated as MQEKSAHHIAIIYSSGRKNGNTTAQVNAYSKQQSGIVFCLDDYVISPYRYDKQYHNDDFYNLFEVLLRYEHWVFSSPVYWYNTTPQMKAFMDRITDYMDDEALKPKLRTLRQKQFSLLSNAASPSAPDAFIDMFKHTFNYLGMTFKSHSHIQAS; from the coding sequence ATGCAAGAAAAATCAGCACACCATATCGCAATCATATATTCAAGTGGTCGTAAAAATGGCAACACTACCGCGCAAGTTAATGCCTATAGTAAGCAACAAAGCGGCATTGTTTTTTGCTTAGATGATTATGTTATTTCACCTTATCGCTACGATAAGCAGTATCACAATGATGATTTTTATAATTTGTTTGAAGTGTTACTTCGCTACGAACATTGGGTGTTCTCATCTCCTGTGTACTGGTATAACACCACGCCACAAATGAAAGCATTTATGGACAGGATCACAGATTACATGGATGATGAGGCGTTAAAACCGAAGCTTAGAACTTTACGTCAAAAGCAGTTTTCACTGCTGTCTAATGCCGCATCTCCCTCTGCGCCAGACGCATTTATCGATATGTTTAAACATACCTTTAATTATTTAGGAATGACTTTTAAATCGCATTCACATATTCAGGCTAGTTAA
- a CDS encoding GDSL-type esterase/lipase family protein — MNILCFGDSNTFGISPVDGKRLSEIERWPTLLKQQLGTGFEVIEAGEPNRTLVNNPPFMGDKSGIKYLKPYLEAHTVDVVIIQLGTNDLKARFALFVIDIGKALEELILAIKAFYHCKTISKIIIISPPKVREVGSYKSIYAGAGKKAEQLSIEFKAASDRHTCEFLDCYPLIKPCKKEGIHLPVSAHRELANRLTPIIKKAAVY; from the coding sequence ATGAATATTCTGTGTTTTGGTGATTCCAATACCTTTGGTATTTCTCCTGTTGATGGCAAACGGCTGAGCGAAATTGAACGCTGGCCTACTTTATTAAAGCAGCAGTTGGGCACCGGCTTTGAAGTGATTGAAGCCGGGGAGCCTAATCGTACTTTAGTCAATAACCCCCCGTTTATGGGAGATAAATCGGGCATTAAATATTTAAAACCGTATCTGGAAGCGCACACTGTTGATGTTGTTATTATTCAGCTTGGCACCAATGACTTAAAAGCACGTTTTGCACTGTTTGTTATCGATATTGGCAAAGCGCTTGAGGAGTTAATTTTAGCCATTAAAGCCTTTTATCATTGTAAAACAATATCAAAGATAATCATTATAAGCCCGCCCAAGGTTCGTGAAGTGGGAAGTTATAAAAGCATTTACGCAGGTGCAGGTAAAAAAGCTGAACAATTATCCATTGAGTTCAAAGCCGCCTCTGATCGTCACACGTGTGAATTTTTAGATTGTTATCCGCTGATAAAACCATGCAAGAAAGAGGGCATACACTTACCCGTTAGTGCGCATAGAGAGCTTGCTAATAGGTTGACACCTATAATAAAAAAAGCCGCCGTGTACTAA
- a CDS encoding MFS transporter, with product MSKIKITLAIAASYFIFAILLNSVGTVILQAINTLGVSKTEASVLEGFKDLSIAIMSFVVASFIPRLGYKLAMLLALIVVAIACLSTAVISDFYMFKVLFAAVGCGFAVVKVSVYSIIGQVTEDANSHSSLLNTIEGIFMVGVLSGYWVFTAFIDPVDSNAWLNVYYVLAALTLLVIISVVIAPIKPAIKGQKSNSGWSDFIAMLKLTYQPLVLIFIISAFLYVLIEQGVGTWLPTFNNQVLQLPVAISIQLASIFAAALALGRLVAGQVLKHIHWFVVLSCCLVAMAALIIITLPLTENLPKSEVNSLFDAPLAAFVLPLIGFFMAPIYPVLNSVMLSALQKHQHAAMTGLIVVFSALGGTTGSVITGYVFEHFSGQHAFYLSLVPISLIFISVIIFKKRTHAISQHAVNS from the coding sequence ATGAGTAAAATAAAAATCACACTGGCAATTGCTGCAAGCTATTTTATTTTCGCAATTTTATTAAATAGCGTAGGCACTGTTATTTTGCAGGCTATAAACACATTAGGGGTAAGCAAAACAGAAGCGTCGGTTTTAGAGGGGTTTAAAGACTTATCAATTGCAATAATGTCATTTGTTGTTGCTTCATTTATACCACGTTTAGGCTACAAGCTTGCAATGCTGCTAGCACTGATAGTTGTCGCTATAGCGTGTTTGAGTACGGCTGTAATAAGTGACTTTTACATGTTTAAAGTGTTATTTGCTGCTGTGGGTTGTGGTTTTGCGGTCGTTAAGGTGTCGGTTTATTCAATTATTGGCCAAGTGACTGAGGATGCAAATAGTCACTCATCATTACTGAACACCATAGAAGGCATTTTTATGGTGGGTGTATTAAGTGGCTATTGGGTATTCACCGCATTTATAGACCCTGTTGATAGCAATGCCTGGTTGAACGTTTATTACGTATTAGCAGCGCTTACGCTTTTGGTGATTATCAGTGTCGTAATAGCACCAATAAAGCCTGCTATCAAAGGTCAAAAAAGCAACTCGGGTTGGAGTGACTTTATTGCTATGCTCAAACTTACCTATCAACCGTTAGTGCTGATTTTTATTATTAGTGCATTTTTGTATGTGTTAATCGAGCAAGGGGTAGGGACTTGGTTGCCTACATTTAATAATCAAGTTTTGCAATTACCAGTAGCTATTAGTATTCAACTAGCGAGTATTTTTGCCGCAGCTCTTGCTTTAGGGCGTTTAGTGGCGGGCCAAGTATTAAAGCATATTCATTGGTTTGTAGTACTTAGCTGTTGTTTAGTTGCTATGGCTGCATTGATCATTATTACCTTACCACTAACGGAAAACTTACCTAAAAGCGAGGTGAATAGTTTATTTGATGCGCCTCTGGCGGCGTTTGTTTTGCCATTAATTGGCTTTTTTATGGCACCCATTTATCCGGTACTCAACTCAGTCATGCTCAGTGCGCTTCAAAAGCATCAACATGCTGCAATGACAGGGTTAATCGTTGTGTTTTCAGCACTTGGTGGCACCACAGGGTCGGTGATAACCGGGTATGTATTTGAGCACTTTAGTGGCCAGCATGCTTTTTATCTTTCACTTGTGCCCATTAGTTTAATTTTTATTAGCGTGATTATTTTTAAAAAACGCACCCATGCCATTTCACAACACGCAGTCAATAGTTAA
- a CDS encoding SEL1-like repeat protein translates to MVKAPVTLVLAIGFFIFTDAKASMFANIDINDPNLTVEIAAKQCEKSYMHAPNKLEEWCEKAYEMGHLESLYYIGMYTGNGSRYLNELNIRIEQGEANAINTLAWLYQSGRLVKKDLSKAARLYQLYLAQENNQAITLKTSTHFELATIYRKLGMWDKVITHTQYVIDKAKREGRRELAQRWRDEAETYLKESNL, encoded by the coding sequence ATGGTAAAAGCACCAGTGACACTTGTGTTAGCAATTGGTTTTTTTATTTTTACGGATGCTAAAGCATCTATGTTTGCGAATATTGATATTAATGATCCGAACTTAACCGTTGAAATTGCAGCTAAGCAATGCGAAAAAAGCTATATGCACGCACCTAACAAATTAGAAGAATGGTGTGAAAAAGCTTACGAAATGGGTCACTTGGAGTCCTTGTATTATATTGGTATGTATACTGGGAATGGGTCCCGTTATTTAAATGAATTAAATATTCGAATTGAACAAGGTGAAGCTAATGCTATTAATACATTAGCTTGGTTATACCAAAGCGGCCGTTTAGTTAAAAAAGATTTAAGTAAAGCTGCACGCTTATACCAGCTTTATTTAGCACAAGAAAATAACCAAGCAATTACACTTAAAACTTCTACACATTTTGAGTTAGCTACAATTTATAGAAAGCTGGGTATGTGGGATAAAGTAATAACTCATACTCAATATGTAATTGATAAGGCAAAAAGAGAAGGTCGTAGGGAACTTGCACAGAGATGGCGAGATGAGGCTGAAACATATTTGAAAGAAAGTAATTTGTGA
- the treF gene encoding alpha,alpha-trehalase TreF: MSFFNSQLFKDVQTQHIFSDCKTFADATARVDWQSACKQYEQIAPLDKTQLRDFVDAHFITTPLLTMKGAANTTSVKGYINSLWSGLRREADTPKANSLLALKHSYIVPGGRFQEIYYWDSYFTALGLIDADKSDVVEDMLQNFIDLINDYGCIPNGNRSYYLSRSQPPILALMVDLLWQHTHSKTHNLAWLKLCVEALTKEHAFWMQGADTLSDTQTSVKRVVTMPCGGVLNRYWDDEAAPRAESLREDLALASGFSDDKKTEFYRNIRAACESGWDFSSRWLAESNLLSSIQTTDIVPIDLNCLLYNLENQLSECFKLLGNEQQSQTYSDYAVKRKSLINQYLWSNEQRFFVDYNHKLSKPSAILSAAASTPLFVNLASQQQAELVANVLSEQFLKVGGIVTTVVDTPQQWDSPNGWAPLQWFAVKGLRNYGIDQLATRIMKNWLTMVEQDFIENKCLLEKYNVCTPQQKASGGEYQVQQGFGWTNGVTSRFYTLL, translated from the coding sequence ATGAGTTTTTTTAATAGCCAATTATTTAAAGATGTACAAACACAGCACATATTTAGCGACTGTAAAACGTTTGCTGATGCAACAGCGCGTGTTGATTGGCAAAGTGCCTGTAAACAGTATGAGCAAATAGCACCCCTTGATAAAACTCAATTAAGAGACTTTGTTGATGCGCATTTTATAACAACACCCTTATTAACAATGAAAGGGGCTGCAAATACCACCAGTGTAAAAGGCTACATAAACTCACTGTGGAGCGGCCTTCGACGTGAAGCCGATACACCCAAAGCTAATTCTTTACTCGCTTTAAAGCACAGCTATATTGTGCCTGGTGGACGTTTTCAAGAAATTTATTATTGGGATAGTTACTTTACTGCGCTAGGTTTAATTGATGCAGATAAAAGTGATGTAGTAGAAGACATGCTACAAAACTTTATAGACTTAATTAACGATTACGGCTGCATTCCAAATGGTAACCGCAGTTATTATTTATCGCGTTCACAACCGCCTATTTTAGCGCTGATGGTTGATCTTTTATGGCAGCACACTCACAGTAAAACACATAATTTAGCTTGGCTTAAATTGTGTGTTGAAGCTTTAACAAAAGAGCACGCATTTTGGATGCAAGGAGCAGATACACTCAGTGATACGCAAACAAGTGTAAAACGCGTGGTAACAATGCCATGTGGTGGGGTATTAAATCGCTATTGGGATGATGAGGCGGCTCCTCGCGCAGAGTCATTAAGAGAAGACTTAGCGCTTGCATCAGGGTTTAGTGATGATAAAAAAACTGAGTTTTATCGTAATATTCGTGCTGCGTGCGAATCTGGGTGGGACTTTAGCTCGCGCTGGTTAGCCGAGTCAAACTTACTAAGCTCAATTCAAACGACAGATATTGTACCTATAGATTTAAATTGCCTACTGTACAATTTAGAAAATCAGCTTAGTGAATGCTTTAAATTGCTTGGCAATGAGCAACAATCACAAACGTACAGCGACTATGCTGTAAAAAGAAAGTCACTTATTAATCAATATCTTTGGAGTAATGAGCAGCGTTTTTTTGTTGATTATAATCATAAGCTATCTAAGCCGTCTGCTATTTTAAGTGCAGCGGCAAGTACCCCGCTTTTTGTTAATTTAGCCTCGCAACAGCAAGCTGAACTGGTTGCAAACGTATTGAGCGAGCAGTTTTTAAAAGTAGGTGGTATTGTAACAACGGTTGTTGATACTCCACAGCAATGGGACAGCCCGAATGGCTGGGCTCCATTACAATGGTTTGCGGTAAAAGGCTTGCGTAATTATGGTATTGATCAATTAGCTACACGCATAATGAAAAATTGGCTAACAATGGTAGAACAAGATTTTATTGAAAATAAATGCTTGTTGGAGAAATATAACGTATGCACACCGCAACAAAAAGCCAGCGGGGGTGAATATCAAGTACAACAAGGATTTGGTTGGACTAACGGTGTTACATCACGCTTTTATACCCTTTTATAG
- a CDS encoding LacI family DNA-binding transcriptional regulator, with the protein MNNKKIKLADLAKLAGVSTSTVSRALNNNPLIKQETRDKLQQLAKKHNFSLNTAASRLRTQKTNVVAVIINLDEQTEQSISDPFLLKVVSEINLALNQQGLELLLSNSIMAQDDWANYFINGRRADGIIVVGQGKNQTNIEAAADAGIPLVVWGDPKTQSNYPIVGSDNYLGGMQATAHLIEHGAKNILFLGDPEHGEISERHRGYAAALSTHKLEQHVISIDLTSRSAYQAINQLLREKGLYFDAIMACSDMVALGAMKALKERYVSIPNDVALVGFDDIAMADISHPSLSTIKQNTQFAATLLVKKLIQQFSGEKVESQVIDIELITRQSSKR; encoded by the coding sequence ATGAATAATAAAAAAATTAAATTAGCTGATTTAGCAAAGCTTGCTGGGGTGTCTACCTCAACGGTTTCGCGCGCGCTGAATAATAACCCGCTCATTAAGCAAGAAACCCGCGACAAGCTTCAGCAGCTTGCAAAAAAACATAATTTTAGCCTTAACACGGCGGCTAGCCGTTTGCGTACGCAAAAGACCAATGTTGTTGCCGTCATTATTAATCTTGATGAGCAAACCGAGCAATCAATCAGCGATCCATTTTTACTCAAGGTAGTGAGCGAAATTAACCTTGCGCTTAATCAACAGGGGTTAGAGTTGTTGTTATCTAACTCTATTATGGCGCAAGATGACTGGGCTAATTACTTTATTAATGGCCGCCGAGCAGATGGCATTATTGTTGTGGGGCAAGGAAAAAACCAAACTAATATAGAAGCGGCTGCCGATGCAGGTATTCCTTTAGTTGTATGGGGGGATCCAAAAACACAAAGCAATTATCCTATTGTCGGCAGCGATAACTACTTAGGAGGAATGCAAGCGACCGCTCATTTAATAGAACACGGTGCTAAAAATATTTTATTTTTAGGCGATCCTGAGCATGGTGAAATTAGTGAAAGGCATCGTGGTTACGCTGCTGCACTTTCTACCCATAAACTTGAGCAGCATGTTATATCCATTGATCTTACCAGTCGCTCTGCGTATCAAGCAATTAATCAATTATTACGTGAAAAAGGGTTGTATTTTGACGCGATTATGGCCTGTAGTGACATGGTTGCACTGGGGGCGATGAAAGCGCTGAAAGAGCGCTACGTGAGTATTCCCAACGATGTGGCTCTGGTTGGATTTGATGACATTGCCATGGCTGATATCAGCCATCCTTCACTTTCTACAATTAAACAAAACACCCAATTTGCTGCGACTTTGTTAGTTAAAAAGTTAATACAACAGTTTTCAGGTGAAAAAGTCGAATCACAAGTTATTGATATAGAGTTAATTACTCGCCAATCAAGCAAACGTTAA
- a CDS encoding ChaN family lipoprotein, which produces MNKINTDVNYRTMAGNARLVMLGESSHSAAGYKYEAIKAIRQLKAAGFTHFAIEMLPSSMQEKIELYQRTGKGFNIIQQYFDKYWTHGDFTPQAYGELVKAARNAGMKIVALDVSVETMEVMDSVCPSTKAVTGECFDAHTFRNDLWAYNLATILKRAKQNKIVAFMSRWHAVKNLKYQIGIDSLIKEHGIQNVRFIDFIGGLSCYSDRPCKGMSSQQETLKGQYFYKEGFPYESTVKSFQVHLPEKRINNDGSFQW; this is translated from the coding sequence ATGAATAAAATAAACACGGATGTAAATTACAGAACAATGGCCGGTAATGCGCGTTTAGTTATGTTAGGCGAATCGAGCCATAGTGCTGCTGGCTATAAATATGAGGCTATAAAAGCGATTAGGCAGTTAAAGGCTGCGGGTTTTACACATTTTGCTATAGAAATGCTGCCTAGCTCGATGCAGGAAAAAATTGAACTGTATCAACGAACAGGTAAAGGCTTTAACATAATACAGCAATATTTTGATAAATATTGGACACATGGTGATTTTACTCCTCAAGCCTATGGTGAGCTGGTAAAGGCGGCACGCAATGCAGGAATGAAGATAGTTGCATTGGATGTTTCTGTAGAAACGATGGAAGTAATGGATAGTGTATGCCCATCGACAAAAGCCGTGACTGGAGAGTGTTTTGACGCGCATACGTTTAGAAACGATCTTTGGGCTTATAATTTAGCTACAATCCTCAAGAGAGCTAAGCAGAATAAAATTGTTGCTTTTATGAGTCGATGGCACGCAGTTAAGAATTTAAAGTATCAAATAGGTATTGATTCTTTAATTAAAGAGCACGGTATTCAAAATGTTCGTTTTATTGATTTTATTGGTGGCTTATCTTGTTACAGCGACAGGCCGTGTAAGGGCATGTCTAGCCAACAAGAGACTTTGAAAGGACAATACTTCTACAAAGAGGGTTTTCCGTATGAAAGTACGGTTAAATCATTTCAAGTCCACCTACCAGAAAAGCGTATTAATAATGATGGGTCATTCCAATGGTAA
- a CDS encoding DUF6795 domain-containing protein yields the protein MLSRFKAYFLVVVSITIIFTTTQACADMFGFFNKQDFVLSAPMKGQLLDKGQPVANTKVVRALTYGDEYKDEAITDENGFFTFTEKSIKTSKPANMFDNESLVQHVYLENGTPEGVVLWYTTVSMHEGSDTLKNLLANLECDIAEEPQTYDIPIEEAPEHFFTIYGACKM from the coding sequence TTGTTATCGCGTTTTAAAGCTTACTTTTTGGTAGTTGTATCTATTACTATTATTTTTACTACAACACAGGCTTGTGCAGATATGTTTGGTTTTTTTAATAAGCAGGATTTTGTTTTATCGGCTCCGATGAAGGGGCAGTTGTTAGATAAAGGGCAGCCTGTTGCAAATACTAAGGTTGTACGTGCGCTTACTTATGGTGATGAATATAAAGATGAAGCAATAACCGATGAAAATGGTTTTTTTACCTTCACAGAAAAATCTATAAAAACGAGTAAGCCTGCAAACATGTTTGATAATGAATCACTGGTTCAGCATGTTTATTTAGAAAATGGTACGCCTGAGGGCGTTGTACTTTGGTACACAACCGTGTCTATGCACGAAGGGAGTGATACCCTAAAAAACTTACTCGCTAACTTAGAGTGTGATATTGCCGAAGAGCCACAAACATACGACATACCTATAGAAGAAGCACCAGAGCATTTCTTTACGATATATGGTGCATGTAAAATGTAA
- the soxR gene encoding redox-sensitive transcriptional activator SoxR: MAVQKKLTEANLTVGFVAKRSGVKVSTLHFYETKGLIRSWRNSGNQRRFKPDVLRRVAVIKAAQAMGITLEEIKQTLATLPEQRTPTQKDWSALSKQWQAQLDERIAYMQRLRERVDGCIGCGCLSMSKCPIYNKDDHLGETQSGAILLERD, encoded by the coding sequence ATGGCGGTACAAAAAAAGCTTACTGAAGCCAACTTAACGGTTGGGTTTGTCGCTAAACGCAGTGGCGTTAAGGTATCTACACTGCACTTTTACGAAACTAAAGGGCTAATACGCAGTTGGCGAAACAGTGGCAACCAACGACGTTTTAAACCAGATGTACTAAGGCGAGTCGCAGTTATAAAAGCGGCACAAGCGATGGGGATCACGCTGGAAGAAATTAAACAAACACTGGCAACGTTACCAGAGCAGCGCACACCTACCCAAAAAGACTGGTCTGCACTTTCAAAACAATGGCAAGCACAGCTTGATGAGCGCATTGCTTACATGCAACGTCTACGTGAGCGGGTTGATGGCTGTATTGGCTGTGGGTGTTTATCAATGAGTAAGTGCCCTATTTATAACAAAGACGACCACTTAGGTGAAACCCAAAGTGGTGCCATTTTGTTAGAGCGAGATTAA
- a CDS encoding response regulator transcription factor, with protein sequence MLKKSSAFIKTTLQSSFHSQNYTVILRTLQAIFGDIKMDSTIPHIDQRGAYDIFLIDGSQNDWQDLIPADLICLAKQHKVVLFNVELEQVCEKNLLINHFNGVFYKSAAAEDIFKGLVRISTGELWFTRKVISKAFSDILSVASSFSSLSEDITLNEADYKHLTKREKSVIHLIAQGASNNKIADKLNISDHTVKTHLYSAFKKTNSRNRVELANWAQRYISVLLPVES encoded by the coding sequence ATGTTAAAAAAAAGCTCAGCTTTTATTAAGACAACGCTTCAATCGTCTTTCCATTCTCAAAACTACACAGTTATTTTAAGAACACTTCAAGCCATTTTTGGTGATATAAAAATGGACAGTACTATCCCACATATTGATCAGCGTGGTGCTTATGACATTTTTCTAATTGATGGATCTCAAAATGATTGGCAGGACTTGATCCCAGCAGATTTAATTTGTTTGGCTAAACAGCATAAAGTTGTGCTTTTTAATGTAGAACTAGAGCAAGTATGTGAAAAAAACTTATTAATCAATCATTTTAATGGGGTATTTTATAAATCGGCAGCAGCAGAAGATATATTTAAAGGCTTAGTAAGAATTTCTACTGGTGAGCTTTGGTTTACTCGTAAAGTAATCTCTAAGGCCTTTAGTGATATTCTAAGTGTCGCCTCTTCGTTTAGCTCCTTAAGCGAAGATATCACATTAAATGAAGCTGACTATAAACATTTAACTAAACGAGAAAAGTCGGTTATTCATTTAATAGCACAAGGAGCGAGTAATAATAAAATAGCGGACAAACTAAACATTAGCGACCACACTGTTAAAACTCACCTTTATAGCGCATTTAAAAAAACTAATTCGCGTAATAGAGTTGAATTGGCCAATTGGGCGCAAAGATATATTTCAGTATTATTACCCGTTGAGAGCTAA